A genomic window from Xyrauchen texanus isolate HMW12.3.18 chromosome 15, RBS_HiC_50CHRs, whole genome shotgun sequence includes:
- the LOC127655836 gene encoding glyceraldehyde-3-phosphate dehydrogenase 2, whose translation MSDLCVGINGFGRIGRLVLRACLQKGIKVTAVNDPFIDLQYMVYMFKYDSTHGRYKGDVHQEDGKLIVDGQAISVFQCMKPAEIPWGDAGALYVVESTGVFLSIEKASAHIQGGAKRVVVSAPSPDAPMFVMGVNQEKYDPSSMTIVSNASCTTNCLAPLAKVIHDNFGIEEALMTTVHAYTATQKTVDGPSAKAWRDGRGAHQNIIPASTGAAKAVGKVIPELNGKLTGMAFRVPVADVSVVDLTCRLSRPASYANIKEAVKKAAHGPMKGILGYTEDSVVSADFIGDTHSSIFDAGAGISLNDNFVKLISWYDNEFGYSHRVADLLVYMHSKE comes from the exons ATGTCTGATCTTTGCGTTGGAATCAATGG ATTTGGCCGTATTGGCCGTCTGGTCCTCAGGGCCTGTCTGCAGAAGGGAATCAAAGTCACCGCCGTCAATGACCCATTCATTGACCTGCAGTACATG GTCTACATGTTCAAGTATGACTCCACTCACGGCCGTTACAAGGGAGACGTTCATCAAGAGGATGGCAAGCTGATTGTTGATGGCCAAGCCATCTCTGTGTTCCAATG TATGAAGCCTGCTGAGATCCCATGGGGTGATGCTGGTGCCCTGTATGTAGTCGAGTCTACCGGAGTCTTCCTCAGCATTGAGAAGGCCTCA GCTCACATCCAGGGCGGTGCCAAGCGCGTTGTTGTGTCCGCCCCATCACCTGATGCTCCCATGTTTGTGATGGGAGTCAACCAGGAAAAGTACGACCCCTCCAGTATGACCATTGTCAG CAATGCCTCCTGCACCACTAACTGCTTGGCTCCCCTGGCTAAAGTTATTCATGACAACTTTGGTATTGAGGAGGCCCTCATG ACCACGGTCCATGCTTATACTGCCACACAGAAGACAGTGGATGGCCCCTCTGCTAAGGCCTGGCGTGATGGACGTGGTGCCCACCAGAACATCATCCCTGCCTCCACTGGCGCTGCCAAGGCTGTGGGCAAAGTCATTCCTGAATTGAACGG CAAGCTGACTGGAATGGCATTCCGTGTGCCAGTAGCCGATGTGTCCGTTGTTGACCTCACTTGCCGTCTCTCAAGGCCTGCCAGCTACGCTAACATCAAGGAAGCTGTAAAGAAGGCTGCTCATGGACCAATGAAGGGAATTCTGGGATACACAGAGGATTCA GTTGTTTCTGCCGACTTTATTGGTGACACTCACTCTTCTATCTTTGATGCTGGTGCGGGCATTTCCCTCAATGACAACTTTGTCAAACTCATCTCCTG GTATGACAATGAATTTGGCTACAGCCATCGTGTTGCTGACCTGTTAGTGTACATGCACTCCAAGGAGTAA
- the tmem147 gene encoding transmembrane protein 147 → MTLFHFGNCFALAYFPYFITYKCSGLSEYNAFWRCVQAGATYLFVQLCKMLFLATFFPTWEGGAGMYDFVGEFMKATVDMADLLGLHLVMSRNAGKGEYKIMVAAMGWATAELIMSRCIPLWVGARGIEFDWKYIQMSFDSNISLVHYIAMAAVVWMFTRYDLPKSFRLPVTILLGLCVYKGFLMELFVHVFLLGSWTALLVKAVLTGAISLCSLFLFVTLVHSN, encoded by the exons ATGACGCTTTTTCATTTCGGAAACTGTTTTGCCTTGGCCTATTTCCCTTATTTCATCACTTACAAATGTAGCGGATT ATCGGAATACAATGCATTTTGGAGATGTGTCCAAGCAGGTGCAACCTACCTCTTTGTACAGCTGTGCAAG ATGCTGTTTCTTGCCACATTTTTCCCCACCTGGGAAGGAGGAGCTGGGATGTATGATTTTGTTGGG GAGTTCATGAAGGCTACGGTAGACATGGCTGATCTTCTAGGTCTTCATCTGGTTATGTCCAGAAATGCTGGGAAGGGAGAATATAAGATCATGGTTGCAGCAATGGGCTGGGCCACAGCGGAGCTCATCATGTCAAG ATGTATACCTTTATGGGTGGGAGCTCGAGGAATAGAGTTTGACTGGAAATACATCCAAATGAGTTTTGATTCCAACATCAGTCTG GTGCATTATATTGCCATGGCAGCAGTTGTATGGATGTTCACACGATACGACCTTCCAAAAAGCTTCCGTCTCCCTGTCACCATCCTGCTGGGATTGTGTGTTTATAAGGGCTTTTTAATGGA actgtttgttcatgttttcCTCCTGGGCAGTTGGACAGCTCTTCTAGTAAAGGCCGTGCTCACTGGTGCCATCTCCCTCTGTTCACTCTTTCTTTTTGTAACACTCGTTCACAGCAACTAA